The Bacillota bacterium genome has a window encoding:
- a CDS encoding phage portal protein translates to MTEKQFFELEIAKWKRSPHRKEMITGERYYIGEHDIMHRKRTVIGKDGLPQEVDNLPNNKIVDNQYAKIVDQKVNYLLGKPLTFNSDDDGYADALKEIFSKRFQRTLKNLGEDALNGGIAWLHPYYDENGELSFKKFDPYEILPFWKDAEHTILDCAVRLYEVQAYEGIREKIIEKVEIYKKDGIERYILSNNTLIPDIEKPSSTHMVVVDGDGNETGHNWAKIPLIAFKYNNKETPLIKRVKSLQDGINTILSDFENNMQEDARNTILVLKNYDGTNLAEFRHNLATYGVVKVKTVDGADGAVETLTLDVNADNYKAILELFKKALIENARGYDAKDDRLSGNPNQMNIQSMYSDIDLDANCMETEFQAAFEELLWFINVHLANTGRGNFESQDAEVIFNRDILINESETIDNCAKSVGILSEETIVSQHPWTTDVDKELERLKKEKQESIDEYQGAFGAVKPSGGDGDGNESA, encoded by the coding sequence ATGACTGAGAAGCAGTTTTTTGAGCTGGAGATAGCAAAATGGAAACGCTCGCCTCATAGAAAAGAAATGATAACCGGCGAGAGGTATTACATCGGCGAACATGACATCATGCATCGTAAGCGCACGGTGATCGGGAAAGACGGTCTGCCTCAGGAGGTAGATAACCTCCCGAACAACAAGATAGTCGATAATCAGTACGCAAAGATAGTGGATCAGAAAGTCAATTACCTATTAGGCAAACCGCTGACATTCAATTCCGATGATGACGGTTATGCAGATGCTTTGAAAGAGATCTTCAGCAAGCGGTTTCAGAGGACTTTAAAGAATCTAGGTGAGGATGCGCTGAACGGCGGTATAGCATGGCTTCATCCTTATTACGATGAAAACGGTGAATTGTCTTTTAAAAAATTCGATCCGTATGAGATCCTCCCTTTTTGGAAAGACGCCGAGCATACGATCCTTGACTGCGCCGTGCGGCTGTATGAAGTGCAGGCATACGAAGGGATAAGAGAGAAGATCATCGAAAAGGTGGAGATCTATAAAAAGGATGGCATCGAGCGGTATATCTTAAGCAATAACACTCTTATTCCTGACATTGAGAAGCCCAGCAGCACACACATGGTCGTTGTGGACGGTGACGGTAATGAAACCGGGCATAACTGGGCTAAGATCCCGCTTATAGCCTTCAAATACAACAACAAGGAAACGCCGCTCATAAAGCGTGTGAAGTCTTTGCAGGACGGCATAAATACCATACTGTCAGACTTTGAAAACAACATGCAGGAGGATGCAAGGAATACTATTTTAGTGCTTAAAAACTATGACGGTACGAACCTTGCAGAGTTCAGACATAACTTAGCGACGTATGGCGTTGTAAAGGTCAAGACAGTGGACGGAGCTGACGGCGCAGTCGAAACGCTGACTCTTGATGTGAACGCCGATAATTACAAAGCTATCCTTGAGCTTTTCAAAAAGGCGCTCATAGAAAACGCCAGAGGGTATGACGCAAAGGATGACCGATTGAGCGGCAACCCGAATCAGATGAATATTCAGTCTATGTATTCTGATATAGACCTTGACGCAAACTGCATGGAAACTGAATTTCAAGCGGCATTTGAGGAACTGCTTTGGTTTATTAATGTGCATCTCGCCAACACCGGCAGAGGAAATTTTGAGAGCCAAGATGCAGAAGTCATATTCAACAGGGATATCCTTATCAATGAATCCGAAACTATAGACAACTGCGCAAAGTCTGTCGGCATACTCTCTGAAGAGACGATCGTTTCACAGCATCCGTGGACAACAGACGTCGATAAGGAGCTTGAAAGACTGAAAAAGGAAAAACAAGAGTCGATAGATGAATACCAGGGCGCTTTCGGGGCTGTAAAACCTTCAGGCGGTGATGGCGATGGCAATGAAAGCGCGTAA